The segment GTCACCGCGAACACCGGGGGCGACCGCTACGGGGCATCCGCCGGCGCCGGGGACCGGGACGGCCCCGGCCGGTACGAGGGTGCGGAAGCACCGGTCGGCTTCCCCGCGGACGGGGAGGGGGTACCGTCCCGCCGGGGAATCCGCAGTGGTGGTGCGCCGGCGCGTGGCCTGCGCGCTTCCGGTGTCGTGCGGAGCGTGGATGCGGTGCGGCGCCGGGATGGCGGTGCCGGACGCGGGGGCCGGACCGGCCGCGGAAACAGGCGCGGAATCCTCACCGGGCACCGGGATCGGGAGACTCAGATCACCGTCGGACCGGTCGGGTTCCGGTGCGGTCGCGGTGCGGGCCGGGATCAAGGCACCTACGCCGTTGACCCAGCGAATGGTGGAAATGGTTCGCATGACGCCCCCTGATCCGAATGTGGGGGCCGATCAGCCGGTGCCGAGGTGCCGGCACCGGCTGACGGATCCAAAACCCTCTACCGGGGACGCCCATACGGCATCTCGGTCTGACCGCAACCAGGCGCTGGGCCGGGCCAACGGGTAGGCCAGGTGCCGCTCCCCGGAGAGGATGGGCGGCCCACCGGTTGGATGCGACTAGTTATCCATGCGGCTCGGCGGGCTACAACAGTCAACCGATAAGGCCACCCGTTCGGAGCAGCGCGAAAAGCGGAATCTCGTACCAACTTGCGCAATGGCCTTTGAAGATGCCTTTATTCAACTCATGACTGATGCAGCGTTGGATTGTGCACTGCGGCGGCTTGATCACGATGAAGAACCGTGTGCAGCAGCAAGCTCACCGCTTGTCATTCTTGTGTGTGGCGGAACACAGCGGGAACCGACGCGCCGTCAATAGCCGACCGCCGCCGGCCGCCGCTGATGGTGACAATGGAAGTCACTTCAACTTCGACAAAGCCTACGCCGTCCCGCATCTTCCGTTGTCCATAAGCGAGTTGGAGGTGCGTCAATACTCCCGTACCGGTGAGTTGATCCACGGGAGGGCCGTCGGCGCGGACCGTCTGTGCGGCGGAGCCCGGCCTTTTGCACCGCCCACAGGCACGATGTGGTCACGATTTCCCGGCTTCGGTTTCACGCTCCGGAGCGCATCGCGCCAAGAGCCCCGCCGGCCGAATAACTTCCCAGCAGACAAGGGTGATTCGACAATGAACGATAACGCCGGGAGCCGGATTCCGCCCGGTACCGACACCCACACGATGTCACTCACCGCCTACGGGGAACACAGGTGGGAGGCAGCGATGCACGGCCTGGAAACCCTGACCATGTCCCCCTACCAGGCCGGGTGGCGGCTGCGCGTCGTCCCCAGCATCGGCCACGTCCTCGTGCGCAAGGTCACCCGCCGGGTCGTCAACCGCGCCCTGCACTGCTGGATCGCCGACGAATGCGGCCTGTCCACGGTGAAGAACAGCCTCGCCGTCCTCGTCCGCGTCCTGGAACAGGCCGTCCGGGACGGGGTGCTGGACGCCAATCCGGCGCGGGTGGCCGGCTGGCAGCAGGAGTACCAGCGTGCGCAGGCCGAGCGCACCGCGCCGCGGTCGCTGGCACTGCCCGGCGCGGACGCCCTGGAGCGGCTGGCGACCACCCTCGTCCGGCGGGCCTCCGACGGCTACGAGGGGTGGGGCGACATCGTCCGGTTCGCCGCCTGGACCGGTACCCGCTTCAGCGAGGTGTCCGCCCTCCGGGCCCAGGACATCGATGTGAGCACCTGGACCTGGCAGGTCCAGCACTTCACCGTGTCCGAGCCGGAAGGCCTGCACGACCGCCCGTGCCGAGGCAGACACCACCGGGTGGTGCCGCTGCGCCCCGCCGCCCGCGAACTGGCCGCGGGACGGCTGGAGACGGCGCGGCACCGGCCGCAGGCCCGGCTGTTCACCGGCCCGCACCGGAGCCGGTTCACGGCCGCGGCACTGCGGGACGCGACCCACTGGGACGACGTGGTGGACGAGCTCGGCCATGAATACCTCCGGCGCCAGGACCTGCGCCACACGGGCCTGACATGGATGGCGGACGCCGGGCTCCCACTGCCGCTGCTGTGCGGCGCCGCCGGGCGGCCCCCGCAGGACACCCGGCGGTATCTGCCCCCTGACGGGCCGCGCGTCCCCGCGCAGAGCCCCGGGGAGCCACCGGCGAGTTCGGCCCCCACCCGGCGTACGGGCGGGGGCCGAACCGTTTCCCTGCGTCCCCCTACGGAGTGACGGTGCCGGGCTTCCCGGCTAGGCCCGGCCGGGGACTGCGCATGCGGCCGACCTCAGGCGCCGGGACCCGGACCGTCCCCCACAGGGGCCGGCCGTCACAGGTAGGTGAACGACCCGGCGTTGACACTGCCGGCCGCGGTCTGAACGGTCACCTGCACCGTCGTCCCGCTGGTGCCCGGCGGAATGGTGCCGGTCACGGTCGTGCCGGCCGCATCCACCGTCACCCCCGTGGCGGGTGTGGCCCCGAAGAGCACGCTCGCCCCGAAGAGGTTGGTTCCGACGATGGTGAAGGCGCCGCCCGCGGACCCGGTGGACGGCGTCACCGTTCCGGTGACCGTCGGAGGCAGCAGCAGGTAGGTGTAACCGCCCGGGACGGACGCGGTGCCGCCCGCGGTGGTCACCACGACCGGGACGTTGCCCCCGGAGGGCGGCCCGGCCGGTGTGACACCGAACAGGACGGAGCCGGTGGGGTCCGTGCCCAGCACGGTCGCCGCGTTGCCGCCGATGGTGACGGAGGCACCCTGAAGGTTCGAACCGATCAGGGCGAACGGCGTACCGCCCGCGGTCGGCCCCGCGTTGGGGGCGATGGCCGCGGCCACCGGAGCGCCCACCGCGACGTAGGTGTACGACGCCGGGTTGCTGGTACCGGCGGCGTTGGTGACGGTGACCTGCACCGGACCCGCGGCGTGCGCCGGAGCCAGGACGGTGACGGTCAGCCCCAGCGGGTCCTGCCCGACGATGGTCGCCGACGTTCCCCCGAAGAGGACGCTGGTGGCACCGCCGAGGCCGAGACCGACCAGCTGCACCGTGTTGCCGCCCGTGGTCGGCCCCGTCGCCGGCACCGCGCCGAGCAGCAGCGGCCCGATCGAGAACGGCAGGGCCGGGAGCCCCGGCTGAATTGTGGGTGTAGACATGAAAGTCCTCCTGCTGTGTGAGCTCGTTGCTCGGCCGCTCGTGGCAGACAGGGCACACAAGCCGGAACCCGAGCACTGGCAGCAGCCGGCCGCACAGGAGGACGACGCAGACGGGCGGACCTGGCCGGCGCGCACCTGGGCGGTGCGGGGGGCCATCGCGCTCCTGGCCGCCCTGCACAGCACCTCAGCGAAGAGGACTGGTGGGCGGGCCGACTACCGAAACCCGAGGGGGATGGACGGCCCACCGACAGGCCACACCAGTAACCCAGAAGAGTCGCCACCAGGCAATCGTGTTGACCCCGGAGCACCCGATCGGCGGAGCGCGAAAACGGGTGGCTTCACTACGAGCGGGGGCGGGGGCGGGGCCCGGGGGGGCGGGGCCGAGCGGGCGGGGCCGAGGGGGCGGGGGCGGGGCGTTCGCAGCGGGGGCTTCGGGGGGCTCCCCCTCCCCCCGCCCTCCCCCTCCCCGCCCCAGCCCCCTCGCCACCCTCGCCGGTCACCTCAAGTAAGCCTCATACACCACCAGTTGCGCCTATCCACTACCCACCACCCCCGTCACCCCACAGTCGAGGCCGGCCCCGTGACCAACGACGGGTAGTCCTCCAGCGTGATCGCCGCCGAGACGTCGTGGCCCTGTTCCAGCATGGCGGTGACGGTGGACGGGGTGTTCAGGGCGGTGTTGCGAGCGTCGATTGCCTCCTGGGTGGTGGGGGCGAAGAACTCGCCGGCTCCGCGGCCGCCTTCCTGACAGCGGGTGACGTAGGGGCGCAGCTTCTGTTCGTAGCGGGCGAAGGCCGTGCGGTGGTCGGCCCCGGCGAGGGCCAGTTCGCCGGCGAGGACATAGGCGCCGACGATCGCCGAGCCGGTGCCCATGCCGCCGAGTGTGGCGCCGTACGCGGCGTCTCCGAGGAGGGCTATGCGGCCCGTGGACCAGTGCGGCACATCGACGCGGCTGATCGAGTCGAAGTAAAGGTCGTCGGTCTGCCACAGGGTGTCGAGCAGTTCCGGTGTGCGCCAGCCGGCTCCCTCGTAGGCGCGGGCTATGACCCGCTTCTGGGACCGGATGTCCCGCCGGTCGTAGGGGAGTTCGTCCTCGGAGGCGAAGACGCAGAAGGCTTCGCCGGTGTAGCCGGGCTCCCCGGTGCGGCGGGGCAGGCGGCCGACCGTGACCAGCCGGCCGGGTTCGCCGTAGCCGACCGGGCGGGCGCCGAGGTCTCCGGCGCCGGCGGGCAGGTCCCATGCGGCGAAGTAGTAGCCGAGGTGGCTGACGCATCGCTCCTCGGGGGCGAAGGCGAGCCGGCGCACGGTGGAGTGCAGACCGTCGGCGCCGATCACGAGGTCGAAGGTGCGTGGCGCGCCCCGTTCGAAGGTGGCGTGGACGCCGTCGGCGGTCTCGGTGAGTGAGGTGAGGGAGTCGCCGAAAAGGTACTCGGGGGCGGGGCCGCCGTCGGGCGGGGTCAGGCTGTGTTCGTGGAGGAGGCGGGCCAGCTCGGAGCGGAGTATTTCGACCTCGCCGGCGGCGAATTCGGGCGGGAGGGTGGAGAGGTCGCGGCCCTGCCCGTCGATGAACGTCATGGGGGTGCCGGGGCCGGTGCGGTGCCGTCTGATGGCTTCCAGGACGCCCATGCGCTCCAGGACCACCCGATGTGCCGCGCCGCGGAAGTCGACCGCGAAGCCGCCACCGCGCAGGGCGGGGGCCAGCTCGATCACCGTCGTCCGGTAGCCGTAGCGGCCGAGCCAGTAGGCCAGGGCCGGGCCGGCCACGCTGGCGCCGGAGATCAGAATTCTGCGCTGTGGTGGTGCCGTTCGCTCCCCCCGCGCCCGGTCGGGCCGGCCCGCGGCCGGGTGTCCCGCTGTCATTTCGTACGTCATCGCACGCTCCCCACGTC is part of the Streptomyces platensis genome and harbors:
- a CDS encoding tyrosine-type recombinase/integrase; amino-acid sequence: MNDNAGSRIPPGTDTHTMSLTAYGEHRWEAAMHGLETLTMSPYQAGWRLRVVPSIGHVLVRKVTRRVVNRALHCWIADECGLSTVKNSLAVLVRVLEQAVRDGVLDANPARVAGWQQEYQRAQAERTAPRSLALPGADALERLATTLVRRASDGYEGWGDIVRFAAWTGTRFSEVSALRAQDIDVSTWTWQVQHFTVSEPEGLHDRPCRGRHHRVVPLRPAARELAAGRLETARHRPQARLFTGPHRSRFTAAALRDATHWDDVVDELGHEYLRRQDLRHTGLTWMADAGLPLPLLCGAAGRPPQDTRRYLPPDGPRVPAQSPGEPPASSAPTRRTGGGRTVSLRPPTE
- a CDS encoding IPT/TIG domain-containing protein, which encodes MSTPTIQPGLPALPFSIGPLLLGAVPATGPTTGGNTVQLVGLGLGGATSVLFGGTSATIVGQDPLGLTVTVLAPAHAAGPVQVTVTNAAGTSNPASYTYVAVGAPVAAAIAPNAGPTAGGTPFALIGSNLQGASVTIGGNAATVLGTDPTGSVLFGVTPAGPPSGGNVPVVVTTAGGTASVPGGYTYLLLPPTVTGTVTPSTGSAGGAFTIVGTNLFGASVLFGATPATGVTVDAAGTTVTGTIPPGTSGTTVQVTVQTAAGSVNAGSFTYL
- a CDS encoding FAD-dependent monooxygenase gives rise to the protein MLISGASVAGPALAYWLGRYGYRTTVIELAPALRGGGFAVDFRGAAHRVVLERMGVLEAIRRHRTGPGTPMTFIDGQGRDLSTLPPEFAAGEVEILRSELARLLHEHSLTPPDGGPAPEYLFGDSLTSLTETADGVHATFERGAPRTFDLVIGADGLHSTVRRLAFAPEERCVSHLGYYFAAWDLPAGAGDLGARPVGYGEPGRLVTVGRLPRRTGEPGYTGEAFCVFASEDELPYDRRDIRSQKRVIARAYEGAGWRTPELLDTLWQTDDLYFDSISRVDVPHWSTGRIALLGDAAYGATLGGMGTGSAIVGAYVLAGELALAGADHRTAFARYEQKLRPYVTRCQEGGRGAGEFFAPTTQEAIDARNTALNTPSTVTAMLEQGHDVSAAITLEDYPSLVTGPASTVG